The DNA window CCCCACGCGCTCGACCCATCGCCCGAGGAACGCCGCCGAGAGCCCGAGCATGATCAGCGCGATCGAATAACACCAGCCGACCTGCGGGATCGTCCAGTCCACCCCATCGACCGAATGATCGACGCCCGCCAGTCGCGTCAGCGGCACGTTGAAGACGCTGAACCCGTAGACCTCGCCGATGCAGAGGTGAACGGCCATCGCCGCCGGCGGGATCAGCCAGCGGTTGAACCCCGCCGGCGCGATCGTGCGCTCGCGGTCCAGGAGGCCGGGGGCGGCGGTTTCAACGACTTGCATGAGGAGCCCTTCAGAGAGAATTCTCAACGACGAGGCAGCGGACGGCGTCGCGTCTCCACGATCGCACCGACCATCACACGGCACAAGGATCTCTCGCCTCACCCCCGCCAGGCCGCGTACTCCAGGGCCGTTTCATAGGCGGCGTTGAGCTTGACCATCGAGGCATGGTCGCCGCCGCGGTCGGGGTGGAGGACGACGGCCTTGCGGCGGTAGGCGACCTTGATTTCGTCGACGGACGCCGCCAGCGGCAGGCCCAGCGTGGCGAAGGCGGTGGACGATCCCCCGGAGGTCCAGAAGGCCGCCTGGGCGCGACGGCGGGCTTCCTCTTGCTCGCGCTCGAAGTTCCGCAGGACCTCATCGGCGTGGGCCGAGACTCCCGCGGCGACGCCGAACCGGACGAACTGCCGCCGCGCCTTGCGGTCCTTAAGCACGTCCTCAGCGCCGGCCCGCCAGCGTTCGGCCAGCTCGACCAGCCGAGGCTCCGTCGTCAGCCGAGCCTTGAAGGCAGCCTCGGCCTCGTCGCGGCCAGGGAACTCGCCCAGGTGCAGGATGATCCGGCTCCGGATCCGCTTCTTGGGTCGATGAAGCTCCACCACCACCCAGATGACCCGGCCGTCCTGGCTCTCGGCCATCAGCATCATCGCCCGACTCTCCCGTAATGAACGAATCC is part of the Paludisphaera rhizosphaerae genome and encodes:
- a CDS encoding J domain-containing protein, whose product is MMLMAESQDGRVIWVVVELHRPKKRIRSRIILHLGEFPGRDEAEAAFKARLTTEPRLVELAERWRAGAEDVLKDRKARRQFVRFGVAAGVSAHADEVLRNFEREQEEARRRAQAAFWTSGGSSTAFATLGLPLAASVDEIKVAYRRKAVVLHPDRGGDHASMVKLNAAYETALEYAAWRG